The following are encoded in a window of Saccharothrix longispora genomic DNA:
- a CDS encoding AAA family ATPase — protein sequence MTDFDHALVLGKFYPPHAGHHHLVRTAAARSARTTVTVLASHVESIPVADRVAWLRAEHAGTPGLVVLGDVDDHEMDFDSDEVWELHMGVARAVLARRAILDGDPASAAVDAVFSSERYGDEMAERLGARHVPVDPDRGAHPVSGTAIRADPRANWAHLAPATRAGLCARIVVLGAESTGTTTLSRQLAAHLDAPWVPEYGRLHTEHKLAAARAFDPAASADRLVWTVGDFQDVAERQEELVRAASTGPVVVCDNDAWAATVWGHRYLGAARDDIAPDARRPALYLLTDHVGVPFEQDGWRDGEHLRAWMTGLFQEGLAARGVPWRLVTGTPDQRLRQALEACGEAVARHFRFTDPLG from the coding sequence GTGACGGACTTCGACCACGCGCTGGTGCTCGGCAAGTTCTACCCCCCGCACGCGGGGCACCACCACCTCGTCCGCACCGCCGCCGCGCGCAGCGCGCGCACCACGGTGACCGTGCTGGCGTCGCACGTCGAGTCGATCCCGGTCGCCGACCGGGTGGCGTGGCTGCGCGCCGAGCACGCCGGGACGCCCGGCCTGGTCGTCCTCGGCGACGTCGACGACCACGAGATGGACTTCGACAGCGACGAGGTGTGGGAGCTGCACATGGGCGTCGCGCGGGCGGTGCTCGCGCGCCGGGCGATCCTGGACGGCGACCCGGCGTCGGCCGCCGTGGACGCGGTGTTCTCCAGCGAGCGCTACGGCGATGAGATGGCCGAGCGGCTCGGCGCCCGGCACGTGCCGGTCGACCCGGACCGGGGGGCGCACCCGGTGTCCGGCACCGCGATCCGGGCGGACCCGCGGGCGAACTGGGCGCACCTGGCGCCCGCCACCCGGGCGGGCCTGTGCGCCCGGATCGTGGTGCTCGGAGCCGAGAGCACCGGCACGACGACGCTGTCGCGACAACTCGCGGCGCACCTCGACGCGCCCTGGGTACCCGAGTACGGCCGACTCCACACCGAGCACAAGCTGGCCGCCGCGCGGGCGTTCGACCCGGCCGCGTCCGCCGATCGTCTGGTGTGGACGGTCGGTGACTTCCAGGACGTGGCCGAGAGGCAGGAGGAGTTGGTCCGCGCCGCCTCCACCGGGCCGGTCGTGGTGTGCGACAACGACGCGTGGGCGGCCACGGTCTGGGGTCACCGCTACCTCGGCGCGGCCCGCGACGACATCGCGCCGGACGCCCGCCGCCCCGCCCTGTACCTGCTGACCGACCACGTCGGCGTGCCGTTCGAGCAGGACGGGTGGCGGGACGGCGAGCACCTGCGCGCGTGGATGACCGGGCTGTTCCAGGAGGGCCTGGCGGCGCGGGGCGTGCCGTGGCGGTTGGTCACCGGAACACCGGACCAGCGGCTGCGGCAGGCCCTCGAAGCCTGCGGGGAGGCGGTCGCCCGGCACTTCCGGTTCACCGACCCGCTGGGATGA